The nucleotide sequence TCTCTATTCCTTCAGCCACTTCCCAATATGGCCTGGAAAGGAGTGAAGAACTATGTAATAAAATCTGGTTTTTTAAATGATAATCCTTTAATGCCCTTTGTCCACAGAGGAATTCTATCCTTGTATTTCCTTTTACCCTTTCTTTCCTTACAATTTTTATAATCCCAACTTCACCGGTATTTTGGGGATGGGTTCCTCCACAGCCAGAGTAATCAAAACCATCTACTTCTACAATTCGTATATTTTCCTCTACCTTTGGCGGTTTTCTCAATGGCAATTTTTTTACATCTTCTTCTGTGACAAAGTAATTTTTAACTGACAAGTTTCTATATACTATTTTATTAGCTTCTTCCTCTACCAACATAAGCCCTTCATCTGATATATTATCTAAATTTATGTCGATTGTTACCTTTTCTTTTCCTAAATGGAAAGCCACAGTTTCTCCATCTAATATTTTCTCAAAGGCCCCTGATAAAATATGCTGACCTAAATGCTGTTGCATGTGATCAAACCTTCTCTGCCAATCAATTACCCCTTCTACAACCTCCCCTTCAACGGGTTCGGTAAGATAGTGATATATTATTCCATCTTCTTCCATTACCTTGACAACTTCTTTCCCTGAAATCCAGCCTAAATCCCAAGGCTGACCTCCCCCTTCAGGATAAAAGGCAGTTTGATCAAGTACAACATAATTTAGGCCATCTCTAACTCCCTTTTCAAGTACTTTAGCTTTAAAATCCCTTAAATAACTGTCTTTTAGATAGAGTTTTACACTCATTTCTTTCACCTCTTCAAGATACATCTTAAAATCCCTAATATCTAGATTGACTACTCCCTTGGAAAAATTGAATGAATTTGATTTTCTCAGCTAGTATAGGATAAATTATTTCTGTTATAACTAAAGAGCTATAAAACCAAGCTAAACCTAAAGAGTAACCCCCTAAAATATCAGTTAAGTAATGGCGATTTAAGATTA is from Anaerobranca gottschalkii DSM 13577 and encodes:
- a CDS encoding alanyl-tRNA editing protein, with amino-acid sequence MSVKLYLKDSYLRDFKAKVLEKGVRDGLNYVVLDQTAFYPEGGGQPWDLGWISGKEVVKVMEEDGIIYHYLTEPVEGEVVEGVIDWQRRFDHMQQHLGQHILSGAFEKILDGETVAFHLGKEKVTIDINLDNISDEGLMLVEEEANKIVYRNLSVKNYFVTEEDVKKLPLRKPPKVEENIRIVEVDGFDYSGCGGTHPQNTGEVGIIKIVRKERVKGNTRIEFLCGQRALKDYHLKNQILLHSSSLLSRPYWEVAEGIEKLFQEITLLTKENKGLNEQLLIYKGEEMYRKGEKLGGITVVESFTEGGNIKELSLLSSIITEKEKVVTLFVNKGEKTGIIFAGSKDLDLDMNNLLQEILSIVGGSGGGNKYKAQGGTTNTNNLDQILPRAKELLEKQLLQG